The following are from one region of the Jeongeupia sp. USM3 genome:
- a CDS encoding phage major capsid protein, translating into MSAPEIKEIVENLGRAFEEFKSTNDARLKAVEKGGATGDIEVKLGNIDKALTDLGDLKGRLEAVEKKGNRPGVGGDAAALAAEHKQAFGRFMRKGDDSGFAELEAKSLSVGSDADGGFAVPEELDRNIIQLERDAVPMRSVCNVITVGNEEYKRLVNLGGAASGWVGEEDARPDTGTPRLASVAPFFGELYANPKATQKSLDDMYFDAEAWLGEEVALEFADKESAAFTAGDGVKKPKGFLAYANAATGDATRPLGTLQFIVSGAAATITPDALIDLIYALKQGYRKNAAFMLNSLTLPVLRKLKDADGNYLWRPGLDADAPSTLHSKPVVENDDMPIVAAGSLALAFGDFKRGYTIADVRGTRVLRDPYTNKPFVSFYTTKRVGGGLMNSNAIKLLKISA; encoded by the coding sequence ATGTCCGCACCGGAAATCAAAGAAATCGTCGAAAACCTCGGTCGTGCCTTCGAGGAGTTCAAGTCGACCAACGACGCTCGTCTCAAGGCGGTCGAAAAGGGCGGCGCCACCGGCGACATCGAAGTCAAGCTGGGCAATATCGACAAGGCGCTGACCGACCTTGGCGACCTCAAGGGTCGTCTCGAAGCCGTCGAAAAGAAGGGCAACCGCCCGGGTGTCGGTGGCGACGCCGCGGCGCTCGCCGCCGAGCACAAGCAGGCCTTCGGTCGCTTCATGCGCAAGGGCGACGACAGTGGCTTTGCCGAGCTCGAAGCCAAGTCGCTCAGCGTCGGCAGCGACGCTGACGGCGGTTTTGCCGTGCCCGAAGAGCTGGACCGCAACATCATCCAGCTCGAGCGCGACGCGGTGCCGATGCGCAGTGTCTGCAACGTCATCACCGTCGGCAACGAAGAGTACAAGCGCCTCGTCAATCTCGGCGGCGCGGCCAGCGGTTGGGTCGGCGAAGAAGACGCCCGCCCCGACACCGGCACGCCGCGGCTGGCCAGCGTTGCGCCGTTCTTCGGCGAGCTCTACGCCAACCCCAAGGCCACGCAGAAGTCGCTCGACGACATGTACTTCGATGCAGAAGCCTGGCTGGGCGAGGAAGTCGCGCTCGAATTCGCCGACAAGGAAAGTGCCGCGTTCACCGCCGGCGATGGCGTCAAGAAGCCCAAGGGTTTCCTCGCCTATGCCAACGCGGCGACCGGCGATGCCACGCGCCCGCTCGGCACGCTGCAGTTCATCGTCTCCGGCGCCGCCGCAACCATCACGCCGGACGCGCTGATCGATCTGATCTACGCGCTCAAGCAGGGCTATCGCAAGAACGCCGCATTCATGCTCAACAGCCTGACGCTGCCGGTGCTGCGCAAACTCAAGGATGCAGACGGCAACTACCTGTGGCGCCCGGGTCTCGACGCCGACGCGCCGAGCACGCTGCACAGCAAGCCCGTCGTCGAGAACGACGACATGCCGATCGTCGCGGCTGGTTCGCTGGCGTTGGCCTTCGGTGACTTCAAGCGCGGCTACACCATCGCCGATGTGCGTGGCACGCGGGTGCTGCGCGACCCGTACACCAATAAGCCGTTCGTGAGCTTCTACACGACCAAGCGCGTCGGTGGCGGCCTGATGAACTCTAACGCCATCAAGCTGCTCAAGATCTCGGCTTGA
- a CDS encoding head-tail connector protein, translating to MAGLVPMARVKAHLRLDPDETFEDDLVSAYLAAASEFVANETRRALYATSELLAADASPPANALVVTASLQAAILLMVGHLYENREAVNVGNLVTEMPFAVRALLGPYLDYTRSP from the coding sequence ATGGCCGGGCTCGTGCCGATGGCGCGGGTCAAAGCGCATCTTCGCCTGGACCCTGACGAGACGTTTGAGGACGATCTGGTCAGCGCCTATCTCGCCGCAGCGTCCGAGTTTGTTGCCAACGAAACGCGCCGCGCGCTTTACGCCACATCGGAATTACTGGCCGCCGATGCAAGCCCGCCGGCCAACGCGCTCGTGGTCACCGCGTCGCTGCAGGCCGCCATCTTGCTGATGGTCGGTCATCTGTACGAAAACCGGGAAGCGGTGAACGTCGGCAACCTTGTTACCGAGATGCCGTTTGCGGTGCGCGCCTTGCTGGGGCCGTACCTCGATTACACGAGGTCGCCATGA
- a CDS encoding phage head closure protein, with amino-acid sequence MKRPCIGELRHRVTFELRSDKPTGDWGIEHDRAPPMTVWARVEPVGGAIYHGSAQTDNAVTHRILLRYRGDLSADHEATHGGRRYRVRRVNNINGESRFLELEVTELGGAQ; translated from the coding sequence ATGAAACGTCCGTGCATCGGTGAATTGCGCCATCGCGTGACATTCGAGCTGCGCAGCGACAAACCGACAGGCGACTGGGGTATCGAGCACGATCGTGCCCCGCCGATGACGGTGTGGGCGCGGGTCGAGCCGGTCGGCGGTGCGATCTACCACGGCAGTGCGCAAACCGATAACGCGGTCACGCACCGCATTCTGTTGCGCTACCGCGGCGACCTGAGTGCCGACCATGAAGCCACCCACGGCGGCCGGCGCTACCGTGTCCGCCGCGTCAACAACATCAACGGCGAAAGCCGCTTCCTCGAACTGGAAGTCACCGAACTGGGGGGGGCGCAATGA
- a CDS encoding phage tail sheath subtilisin-like domain-containing protein: MSVAMATIPSNQLVPLFYAEMDNSAAGYFENSSRILVLGHALTGAPIANNQLTLTATGDQAVGYFGRGSMLARMVDRVRRNNAGAEIWTLAVAEPAGGAAATGTITITGVATEAGVLTVYLAGQRVQAGVAKSDAAAAAATALAAAINASADLPVTASATAGAVTWTARHKGLTGSDIVCTLNLRGAESGERTPGGLTVALAAGAAGAGSPDLSPTIAAMGDELFDAIVLAWSDAATTDAFKLLMNDQTGRWSYAQMLYGHVWAAQRGTLGALVTAGGTRNDQHLTVAGMETQVQSPAWEYAAAYGGACTSSLFIDPARPTQTLPLLGTVGAPRGQRFIMQERQSLLSAGIATSMTGSDGTVMVERSVTSYRVNAWGQPDPSYRDVETLYTSSYVLRDLRYTVTQKYGRHKLAKDGTRFGPGQAIVTPSMIRAELIARYAFLEEMGVVEDSAGFAENLVVEIDASNPNRVNILFPPNYVNQLRIVAVRNQFRS; encoded by the coding sequence ATGAGCGTCGCCATGGCAACCATTCCGTCCAATCAGCTGGTGCCGCTGTTCTACGCGGAGATGGACAACAGCGCGGCCGGCTATTTCGAAAACTCCAGCCGTATCCTCGTGCTGGGTCACGCCTTGACCGGCGCGCCGATCGCCAATAATCAGCTGACGCTGACCGCGACGGGCGATCAGGCTGTCGGCTACTTCGGCCGCGGCTCGATGCTGGCCCGCATGGTGGACCGGGTGCGGCGCAACAACGCGGGCGCCGAAATCTGGACGTTGGCCGTGGCCGAGCCGGCCGGCGGTGCCGCCGCAACCGGAACGATCACGATCACGGGGGTGGCAACCGAGGCCGGCGTGTTGACTGTCTACCTCGCCGGCCAGCGTGTGCAGGCCGGGGTCGCCAAGAGCGACGCCGCCGCGGCGGCGGCAACGGCGCTGGCCGCCGCCATCAATGCGTCGGCCGACCTGCCGGTCACCGCGTCGGCCACGGCGGGAGCGGTGACCTGGACGGCCCGCCACAAGGGGCTTACCGGTAGCGACATCGTCTGCACGCTGAATCTGCGCGGCGCCGAATCCGGCGAGCGTACGCCGGGCGGCCTGACCGTTGCGCTGGCCGCCGGTGCGGCTGGCGCGGGGTCGCCCGATCTGTCGCCGACCATCGCGGCGATGGGCGATGAGCTGTTTGACGCGATCGTCCTGGCGTGGTCGGACGCCGCGACGACCGATGCGTTCAAGCTGCTGATGAACGACCAGACCGGGCGCTGGAGCTACGCGCAGATGCTGTACGGCCACGTGTGGGCTGCGCAGCGCGGCACGCTGGGCGCGCTGGTGACTGCCGGCGGCACGCGCAATGATCAGCACCTGACGGTGGCCGGCATGGAAACGCAGGTGCAGTCGCCGGCCTGGGAGTACGCGGCGGCATACGGCGGGGCTTGCACCAGCTCGCTGTTCATCGATCCGGCGCGGCCGACGCAGACGCTGCCGCTGCTGGGTACCGTCGGCGCGCCGCGGGGGCAGCGCTTCATCATGCAGGAGCGCCAGTCGCTGCTGTCTGCGGGAATTGCGACCAGCATGACCGGTAGCGACGGCACGGTGATGGTCGAGCGCAGCGTCACCAGTTACCGCGTCAACGCCTGGGGGCAGCCCGATCCGTCGTATCGCGACGTCGAAACGCTCTACACCAGTTCCTACGTGCTGCGCGACCTGCGTTACACGGTCACCCAGAAATACGGCCGCCACAAGCTGGCGAAAGACGGCACGCGCTTCGGCCCGGGCCAAGCCATCGTTACGCCGTCCATGATCCGTGCCGAGCTGATCGCACGCTATGCCTTCCTCGAGGAGATGGGGGTTGTCGAGGACTCGGCGGGCTTTGCCGAGAACCTGGTCGTCGAGATCGACGCCAGCAATCCGAACCGCGTGAACATCCTGTTCCCGCCGAACTACGTCAACCAGCTGCGCATCGTCGCGGTTCGCAACCAGTTCCGCAGCTAA
- a CDS encoding DUF2635 domain-containing protein translates to MHVIPAKGLQVPDPERGGFLAAEGREVEQTQYWLRRLNDGDVTLASASQAKVAKAGGEQ, encoded by the coding sequence ATGCACGTGATTCCCGCAAAGGGGTTGCAGGTGCCCGACCCGGAGCGTGGCGGCTTTCTCGCCGCCGAAGGGCGCGAGGTCGAGCAGACCCAGTACTGGCTGCGCCGGCTGAATGACGGCGACGTCACGCTCGCCAGCGCATCGCAGGCCAAGGTCGCCAAGGCAGGGGGTGAGCAATGA